The nucleotide sequence GTacagaaaaaaagaaaataacaGGAAAAAGTCTTTCCTACTCTGCATAGGGTCGCTGGCATTGACTGATCTGTTTGGACAGCTTCTCACCAGCCCGATAGTTATATCGGTTTACAGAGCCGATTTGAAATGGGACCGCATAGACTCATCGGGGAGTCTGTGTGCTTTCTTTGGAGTCTGTATGACAACTTTTGGCTTGTGTTCTCTATTCTTTGCCAGCGCAATGGCAATTGAGAGGGCATTGGCGATTACAAGTCCTCATTGGTACTCCAATCACATGAAGACACGTGTGACAAAGCAAATTCTGGCAGTTATATGGTGTCTTGTTCTGTTTTTCTCGCTGTTGCCGGTCGCAGGAGTTGGGCACTATACGCTGCAATGGCCAGGCACTTGGTGCTTCATAAGCACTGGAGACAGAGAAGTCCCGGGCAACATGTTTTTCTCCATCACTTTCGCTGTTCTTGGGATATTCTCACTTCTTGTGACTTTCTCCTGCAACGTCGTCACAATTCGTGGATTACTTATTCGTTGCAAAACGAAATCGGGCACATCTCACTCATCCAAGCAGTGGGAACGATTAACCACGGAGACAGTCATTCAACTATTGGGAATCATGTGTGTACTGCTTATATGCTGGGCTCCTTTACTGGTAAGTTCTGGTGGTTTTCCTCTACTGGTAAATTCTGGTGGTTTTCCTTTTGTTTTATAGCATTTGTTAATGTGGTGTAGAACTCTCTAAAATACTAAAATCATATTTAACAAGGCACGCCTATACTACAAATAATTCACAGAACGTACATTGTAATTAAAGTTCCAAAGGAATGGTCTCAGTTACAACCTTATTGACACACACATGTGATTGGTTGAGGTGATTAGTTAACGTTCTTGAGTGCTTGATGTCACACAGATGCTCTACAGAGCAGTCTGTTTAGCCTGTTTACCTAGCGCACACCGCCCAGGGGTTAACACCGACCGAACAACTTGGGAAACCGCTTCAGTTTGATCACCAAATTAGTTGGGGAAATAAATAGGGCTGTGACGATTATGGCATTTTGGGTAACGATTAATTAACGATAAATGTACACGATTATTGTCGTAAGTCTTTTTCTTGTAATGCATCATATTGCACGTTTGAAAATTCGTTTTGGAAATGAAGCTTCTCCTCCCAACAGTGCCATTCTGCTcataaaattgaaaaaaaaaatgctatTATCTTCATAAATAAAGTTGAATCTTCCCTTctcctaaaatatatatattcagaaAATTATGATGTTTTTTTGGAGTTCACGGTTATTGTCCATAATTGTTGAACCAAATGAAAACCTCATCAGCTAGCTACCAATCTATTTTAGTTTCACTCAAATTAGCCCACTAATTGTTATTTTGACCTTTCCACAAATGGTCTGGTATGTGTTGTTTGATGTGAGCAAGTTAACCCAAATGTATCAAATAATAGGTTGTGTGTCCACAATAAGTTTGTGGCTATTGCCTGGCCAgtggtctagctagctacatttcagTAATTAGCTATCCTCCTAAAAGCGGTGGTCAGTGTAAAGCTAAGTGAAAAAGTTAGTTATTGTTGCCGTGGTGTAATCATGTCTAACCAGTTGGCTAATGTAGCCTGTGTGCCCATGAGCTCCCACGTCTAGGTAGCTGTGTCTTTTGGTGTCCAcgattagctatctagctactgTTGACTAAACCCATTCTGTACAAATTTGCACAACCGCTGCATTCAAACAAGGCTGCAATGAAACCTAATGGGACTGTGTGGGCATCAGTCTGTGCTGAGAACCACATTTCTATTCAAGCTTcgattgacatggtaatggccCAATAGTATTGCAGAATTGTTTAAAAAACGGACCCCTCTGACGCTGTACGTTAAATTGTGATGTATCAtgacgtaacgtacagcacgcatattGCAACTCATTCTGTGTCGTACAGCCTCTCTCAACCAGGTGTAGCGCTTCTCTCTCAGATTAAAAACAagaaagagacagggacagggtaagggggatacctagtcaattgtgcAACTGAGTGCATTCATTTTTTTGGCGTCATGACTGCAAgccatcatgactctcaaaaCCCACAACagccgccctaaaaacccgattcaaattcgacacaaaccttcaaataggtatgtgatgacacattatataaactctttatagtgttttcttTACGTTttagaggtgataagttggacagatcgggtGAAAAAAGCAGTTTCCCCACACGGCTTATAGGGttcacccgccatttttaaaaagacccaacggagctcattgccttcttcaatCATGCAGAAACAGGCAGCATGAAGGGCTCGTCATTGATTTTACTGGAAAGGgaagaaattgtgctttacaatggtattcatattacagttgacctggaagtATTATGTTTTTGGGGCGTTAAAATAAGGTCATTGTATTGTACATTACAGCGCAATGTACAAAAGTGTGTTAGCTAACTATAGTTGGCTACTGCATGGCCATTGTAAGCCAGcatgctaactagccagctacaTTTCAGTCAGTACCTATCCTTCTAAATGCGATGGTCACTGGATAAACTAGCTATGAGTTGAACAtatattaccagtcaaaagtttggacacacctactcattcaagggtttttctttattttttactattttctacattgtagaataatagtgaagacatcaactatgaaataacacatatggaatcatgtagtaaccaaaaaaagtgttaagcaaatcaaaatacattttttatttgaggttgatcaaagttgccaccctttcccttgatgaaagctttgcaaactcttggcattctctcaaccagctacatgaggtagtcacctggaatgcatttcaattcacaGGTGGgcctttgttaaaagttaatttgtggaattatttccttctcaatgcgtttgagccaatcagttgtgttgtgacaaggtaggggtggtataccgacaatattcttatttggtaaaagaccaagtccatattatggtaagaacagctcaaataagtaaagagaaacaacagtccatcattacttttaggGAAGCACGATATATAGGTGAActtatcggaatcggacgatatgaGCTAAAAACGCCAATATCAGCATCGGctcgatgtctagtttaacgccgatgtgcaaaaccgatgtcaaagctgatgtgcatacctacataacgtaggtacatgacgtaatgacgccacgtaaaatgtagCACTACacatgcaacacagcattcctaacctagcccacaatgtctgctgtgtggattgaacagtcaacaagtcgagctgtcatttgaaagagtaagaacatttcagcgagacaactcaaagacgAAACCCATTAATGCCAAGATAAtgtaattcattgcccttgataatcaaccgttctctgtcgggGGTGATGTAGGCTTTCGCCGACTTGTCGAGCAccagtacacactaccaagtagggctgggcgatatatagAGTTTATGTTTTAGCGTGATATCGAaa is from Salvelinus alpinus chromosome 16, SLU_Salpinus.1, whole genome shotgun sequence and encodes:
- the ptger3 gene encoding prostaglandin E2 receptor EP3 subtype, with the protein product MLESNKSLRESNATKSGNCGSVSVVFPITMMVTGMVGNSLALMLVYSSYRKKENNRKKSFLLCIGSLALTDLFGQLLTSPIVISVYRADLKWDRIDSSGSLCAFFGVCMTTFGLCSLFFASAMAIERALAITSPHWYSNHMKTRVTKQILAVIWCLVLFFSLLPVAGVGHYTLQWPGTWCFISTGDREVPGNMFFSITFAVLGIFSLLVTFSCNVVTIRGLLIRCKTKSGTSHSSKQWERLTTETVIQLLGIMCVLLICWAPLLVLMLRMISTQTSSHHCKPAEVSFTPSQDIQVDCNFFLTAIRLASLNQILDPWVYLLLREIILRKFCQVANAVSNCSIDGQKETQVALDALNKQPSDTNGL